The Amycolatopsis jiangsuensis nucleotide sequence CGATCCCAGGCTCGGCAGGTTCGGAGGTAGCTGAGGAAGGAGGCCTGCAGGCCGGTCAGGTGTGTTTCGTTCAGGATCGCACTGGTGACGGCTGCGCCGCGAGAGGTGAGGCCGTGCAGGATGGCGGCGGTGTTTGTGGCGGTGTTCTGGTAGATGCCCAGGTCTCCGAGAAGCTCTCGGTCGTTGAACGTGACGTGAAGTTTGGTGGCGTTGTCACTCATCTCCTTGAGCTGAGCGAAGACCTGGCTGTCTTCGCTGGCAATACCAGGACTGCCCGCGCCGATGCTTTCGAAGAACGCGTTGCCCGCGTCATCCTGCCCGCCTGAACTCCCGTCTCCACCGCATCAAGGAACTTCTTGGCGACGGGCTCGCCGGGAGGAACGAGATCTCGATTGCGCAGCCGCGCCCAGTGCTGCGCCTCCTCGCCCGCGTAGCCGACGCTGACTTGCAGGTACGGCTCAATCTTGTGCATGGGGTCGGCCTGACTGACGATCAGCGGAGCTGTCATACCCACGGCCCAGTTACCGTCGAGCACATACACAGCAGGCACTCGCGTCGTGGCGCGGTCGTAGCCTGGTGGCGTGGTGAGGTTCCCCCGCTTGGCCGGAGAGCGGATTATCTGGTTCCGGCGGGGGCCGGTTGATGGTAGCTGGCCTCGTACTCGGTGGGCGAGTGCCAGTCCAGCTTCTTCTGGATCCGCTGGGTGTTGTACCAGCCATCAATGTAGGCGAACAGGGCGTTCTCGGCTTCTTCCCTTGTCCGCCAACTGTTCCGGTAGACCAGCTCGGTCTTGAGCGTGGAGAAGAAGTTCTCCATCAACGCATTGTCGTAACTGTCACCGACCGAGCCCATCGATTGTACGATCCCGTTGTCCGCCAACCGGTTCGAGAACCGAAACGCCGTGTAGGTCGATCCCCTGTCCGAATGATGGATCAGCTGGCCTTCCCGGACCTGCCGCGACCACACCGCATACTCCAACGCGCCCAGCACCAGCTCGGTGTCGCAGCGATCCGAGCACTTCCAGCCCACGATCCGGTTGGAGAACGCATCGCGGACCGCAGCGAGCCACAACACGCCCTGACCAGTCACAATCCGGGTAGCGTCAGCTACCCACAACCGGTTCGGCTCGACCGCGGTGAAGTCCCGGTTGACCAGGTCCGGCGCCGGCGTGGCCCGCGGATCCTGCCGAGTAGACCCGGTTCGCCACTTCTTGCGCAGGAACGCGCCTTGCAACCCGGCACGCCGCATCAGCCGCTCGACACGTTTACGACCCACCTGGATGCCTCGGCGGCGCAACATCGCGTGCACCCGCGGCGAGCCATAGGTACCGCCCGAGCAGGTGTGAATATCGACGATCTCAGCCACCAGACCATCGTCGGCTACCCGCCGCGCCGAGGGCTGTTTCGCCTGCTTGAGCCATCCGTAGAAGGTCGAGGACGCGATACCCAAAACCCGCAATACGAGATCGACCGGGTGCTGCGGATGCTCACGCACGAACCGCATCATCACCTCCGGGTCGGGCCGATCTCGGAGGCGAAATACGCGCTCGCATCACGCAGCACGGCGTTGACCCGCTCCAGGTCCGCGACCCGCTTGCGCAGCTGCTTGTTCTCCTCGACCATCTCACTGGTCGGCCGGTCGGCTCGCTCACCACAATCGGCCTCGTCCTGGCGAATCCAGTTCCGCAACGCCTCGTGATGCACGCCGAGCTGCTCGGCCAGCTTCCGGATCACCGGCTTCGGGTCAGACTCCCGGTACAGCCGGACCGCCCGGGCCCGCAACTCGTCGGAGTACTTCTTCGGTGCCGCCACTGATGTCCTCCTTCCGGCCCTATCGGACCATGGCTTGGAGCTCTCCGTGAAAGCGGGGGAACCTCATGGTGACCCAGATGCCGTACTCAGACCCGCCGCTGGAACGCATCTCGAAGTAGTCGGTATCGGCAAGGCAACCCTGCCACATGGCACTCATCGGACGTCCTCCACTGGTGCGGGCCGACCGCGACGATGGGCGAAGCGCCAGGGCGCCGTCAGTCATTCTTTTCCAATGGATAAACTGTGGGAGTGATCGTGTCAAGCTCGGAACGCAAGGCTGACGCGCGCGAGCGTCTCCTGGCTCGGCTTCTCGACGCGTTCGGCGAGGATCTGCCCCCGCCGGAGGTGTCGCTGCGCGAGGTCGCCGCCCGGGCCCAGACCAGTCACGCCCTCCTGCGGTACCACTTCGGGTCACACTCGGGCGTTCTGGCAGCCATGCTCAAGGCACACCGATCCCGTGACAACGCGGTGCTGTTCAAGACCGCCCGGCAGGGCACCTTCGACGATTTCGTCGTGGCGATCTGGCGGACCTACACCCGCCCGAAGCAGCTCTCCCGTTCCCGCGGCTTCTTCCACGTCGCCGGGCTGGCCGCGTACCGCCCGGAAGATTTCGGTGAATTCATCGACTCCCTCGACGACCTGACGACGATGCTGGCCTCGCTCGCGGAACGCGAAGGCGCCGGCGCCGAGGAAGCGCTGACTCTGGCGACCGTCACGATCGCCGCCATCCGCGGCCTGCTCCTGCGGGAAGTCCTGAATCCAGGCACCCACCCGGAGGACGCGGTCGCCTTCGTCCTGCGCATGAGCAAGCCCCACCCTTGATTCCCCGGCGGATACGGCTACCAGTAAGGGGAATTCATGAACGCGATCATTTCCGCGGGCCGGTCACCGTCATTGCGGAGCGCATGCGGCTTGCTGGCGTCGTACTCCACGAACTGCCGTTCCTCGAGGAGGTACTCCCGGTCGCTGTAGAGCAGGACCAGCTCGCCGGAGATCACCCATCCGAAGTCGCGGCCCTTGTGGGCCAGGACCTCGCTGAATGACGCACCCGGCTCGAACGTGACGAGCACGGCCTGCGCACCGGAGTAGTCGCTTTTCAGGAGCCGGTAGGTCACTCCCGCGCCGCGGTCGATCTGCTGCAAGCTCTCGGGGGCGACGATGGCGGGGCCGGCAGTGGTCTCGTCCTCGACGAGCAGTTCGCTCGCGCTGATCTTGTAGAAATCCGCCAGCCGGGAGAATCGCGAGAGCGAAATGTCCGCCTGCCCGCGTTCGAGCATGCTGAGAAAGGACATGGACAGGCCGACCTCGCCGGCCACCTGCTCGATCGTCAGTTTGCGAAGATGACGCAGCCGGCGAAGCCGCTCCCCGAGGCGTTGCTGCCGTTCCTCGCCGGGAGGGCCGGGAGGGGCCGCGGCGAGTTCCTCTTCGATCTTGCGCGCCATGGGACTCAACACTCCGACTCGATCGATGACGGCCTCGGCCATGGTAGCAGCGAGCCGGCCACGCCCTGCGGTCCTCATATCCGCAGTTTCCTTACAGGCGAGGCGAAATCCAGCAGTACACGGGCGCACGAACGCTCCGGTGGACCGGAGATCGCCGAAGTGGTGATCCACTGCGTGGCCTCGCCGTCCATGGCCTTCTGACGCGCGCGGGGAGGGACTTGACGAGCCGAGGCATAGTCAACACAATGAAGAAATATCAACGATAACTATGAACCACCAGGAACGCTATGCCATTCAGTGCGCGACCAGTCACCGTGGGTGGCAATGCTGCCCGGCGCGCACCCGCGCTGTGCGCTCCGAGTGATGGCCCGCGCTCCTCGTCCGCTCTCCCCGACCCAAGGAAGTGACCATGGTCGACCTGGACTCGCTGCGCGCGCATCTCACCGAAGTCCTCGACGCCCAGTCCGCGGCGACCGGGGTCGCCGGGGCAGTGGTCGGCGTCGCGGTGGGCGGCGATCAGTTCTCGCTCGCCCACGGCAGTGCGAACCTCAACACCGGCCAGGAGTTCACGACGGACACCGGATGGCTGCTCGGCTCGGTCACCAAGGTGCTGACGGCGACCGCCCTGCTGCGGCTGGTGGATGCCGGCACCGTCGACCTCGACGCGCCGGCGCGCCGGTACCTTCCCGAGTTCACCCTCGCCGATACCGATGCGGCCGAGGCCATCACGGTGCGGATGCTGATCAACCACACCAACGGCATCGACGCCGATGACCTGATGCCCGCCGCCGTACGGGGCCGCGACGCGACGCGATCCTACGTCGACCAGCTGCCCGACTTCGGCTGCCTGTTCGAGCCTGGCACAGGCATTCACTACTCCAACCCCGGATTCGTGCTCGCCGCGCGGATCCTCGAGGAGCAGACCGGGCTTCCGTTCGAGAGGGCGATCCAGACCGAGCTCTTCGAGCCGTGCGGCATGCGTGACGCGACCGCGGTCCAGACCCAGGCGTTCTTACGCCGCACCGCGATCGGCGCGCACGCCTCCGACGAGCCGGGGAAGCTGCGGGCGACGTCGCTGTTCAGCCTGCCCGAGTCCGCCGCCGGAGCCGGCGGGACACCGATCGTGACGGTCGCCGACATGATGGCCTTCGGCCGGATGCACCTGGCCGGTGGCCTCGCGCCGGACGGCGGGCGGGTGCTGTCGCAGGAGCTCGCGGCGGCGATGCTGACCCCGACCTTCGACCTCGGACTCCCCTCGGTGCCGTCGA carries:
- a CDS encoding IS3 family transposase, with product MREHPQHPVDLVLRVLGIASSTFYGWLKQAKQPSARRVADDGLVAEIVDIHTCSGGTYGSPRVHAMLRRRGIQVGRKRVERLMRRAGLQGAFLRKKWRTGSTRQDPRATPAPDLVNRDFTAVEPNRLWVADATRIVTGQGVLWLAAVRDAFSNRIVGWKCSDRCDTELVLGALEYAVWSRQVREGQLIHHSDRGSTYTAFRFSNRLADNGIVQSMGSVGDSYDNALMENFFSTLKTELVYRNSWRTREEAENALFAYIDGWYNTQRIQKKLDWHSPTEYEASYHQPAPAGTR
- a CDS encoding TetR/AcrR family transcriptional regulator translates to MIVSSSERKADARERLLARLLDAFGEDLPPPEVSLREVAARAQTSHALLRYHFGSHSGVLAAMLKAHRSRDNAVLFKTARQGTFDDFVVAIWRTYTRPKQLSRSRGFFHVAGLAAYRPEDFGEFIDSLDDLTTMLASLAEREGAGAEEALTLATVTIAAIRGLLLREVLNPGTHPEDAVAFVLRMSKPHP
- a CDS encoding XRE family transcriptional regulator is translated as MARKIEEELAAAPPGPPGEERQQRLGERLRRLRHLRKLTIEQVAGEVGLSMSFLSMLERGQADISLSRFSRLADFYKISASELLVEDETTAGPAIVAPESLQQIDRGAGVTYRLLKSDYSGAQAVLVTFEPGASFSEVLAHKGRDFGWVISGELVLLYSDREYLLEERQFVEYDASKPHALRNDGDRPAEMIAFMNSPYW
- a CDS encoding serine hydrolase domain-containing protein, whose protein sequence is MVDLDSLRAHLTEVLDAQSAATGVAGAVVGVAVGGDQFSLAHGSANLNTGQEFTTDTGWLLGSVTKVLTATALLRLVDAGTVDLDAPARRYLPEFTLADTDAAEAITVRMLINHTNGIDADDLMPAAVRGRDATRSYVDQLPDFGCLFEPGTGIHYSNPGFVLAARILEEQTGLPFERAIQTELFEPCGMRDATAVQTQAFLRRTAIGAHASDEPGKLRATSLFSLPESAAGAGGTPIVTVADMMAFGRMHLAGGLAPDGGRVLSQELAAAMLTPTFDLGLPSVPSMGLGWWLTPIAGTTAAWHGGGSPGGASSFCIVPEHDAVIVSFVSGPNALLNDKLHTAVLEHLTGQQATAPFGGDPADADPSMAGGYTAFHVDKNISVHDGTLLVRTAFPFHDEELERTLDGYGTSGSSTVTYVPAAPGLFLPEDSDPRTTAGFYGRFSILADLPPAPGRPRGIHTGLRFIPKTS
- a CDS encoding transposase, which translates into the protein MAAPKKYSDELRARAVRLYRESDPKPVIRKLAEQLGVHHEALRNWIRQDEADCGERADRPTSEMVEENKQLRKRVADLERVNAVLRDASAYFASEIGPTRR